In Phenylobacterium zucineum HLK1, one DNA window encodes the following:
- a CDS encoding 2OG-Fe(II) oxygenase, with amino-acid sequence MLKKLLSRGAAPAPAPAAVSPGPEAYFGLMAQGAAYGRDVEAWAAGYQAADPFPHIILDGLFDPGVLRRVVDEIPSPLAPNSLFTADVKHLQENKFAWRDVPALGPESTRLIGFLSGKPFLEFLSALTGIPGLLPDPYLWGGGFHQILAGGKLAIHADFNIHPVTQLYRRVNLLLYLNEGWEAAWGGDLELWNRDMDACVQRIAPLFNRTVVFSTTDVSFHGHPEPMTCPPDKVRRSLALYYYTYERLPHDPHSTLWRDRPGDAGKVQAAMDDFWKKT; translated from the coding sequence ATGCTGAAGAAGTTGCTGTCGCGCGGCGCGGCTCCCGCGCCGGCTCCCGCCGCGGTTTCCCCCGGTCCCGAGGCCTACTTCGGTCTTATGGCCCAGGGCGCCGCCTACGGCCGCGACGTCGAGGCCTGGGCGGCCGGCTATCAGGCCGCCGACCCGTTTCCGCACATCATCCTCGACGGGCTGTTCGACCCCGGCGTCCTGCGGCGCGTGGTGGACGAGATCCCGTCGCCCCTGGCGCCCAATTCGCTGTTCACCGCCGACGTGAAGCACCTGCAGGAGAACAAGTTCGCCTGGCGCGACGTGCCGGCGCTCGGGCCCGAGAGCACCCGCCTGATCGGCTTCCTGAGCGGCAAGCCCTTCCTGGAGTTCCTCAGCGCGCTGACCGGCATCCCCGGCCTGCTGCCCGACCCGTACCTGTGGGGCGGCGGCTTCCACCAGATCCTGGCGGGCGGCAAGCTCGCCATCCACGCCGACTTCAACATCCACCCGGTGACCCAGCTCTACCGCCGGGTGAACCTGCTGCTCTATCTGAACGAGGGCTGGGAGGCGGCCTGGGGCGGCGACCTCGAGCTGTGGAACCGCGACATGGACGCCTGCGTCCAGCGCATCGCCCCGTTGTTCAACCGCACCGTGGTGTTCAGCACGACGGACGTCTCGTTCCACGGCCATCCCGAGCCGATGACCTGCCCGCCCGACAAGGTGCGCCGTTCGCTCGCGCTCTACTACTACACCTACGAGCGCCTGCCCCACGACCCGCACTCGACCCTCTGGCGCGACCGCCCGGGCGACGCGGGCAAGGTCCAGGCGGCGATGGACGACTTCTGGAAGAAGACCTGA
- a CDS encoding GlxA family transcriptional regulator, producing the protein MDRRQLIVGATLAATVLGASPAAPQPLRPRDGIKVAFLLGDNANVIDTAGPWEVFQDAMAEVEGRMAHFSLYTVAPTPEPVRMTGGLVVQPRFAVADAPQPDVIVVPAQRSTEESRAWLKAASAKAEVTMSVCTGAFQLARVGLLDGLPATTHHDFWDAFEKEFPKVRLQRGPRFVDNGRVATAGGLTSGIDLALHVVGRYFGEETAARTAAYMEHRRVQTQGV; encoded by the coding sequence ATGGACCGCCGCCAGCTCATCGTCGGCGCCACGCTCGCCGCCACTGTCCTGGGCGCCTCGCCGGCCGCGCCCCAGCCCCTGCGCCCGCGGGATGGGATCAAGGTCGCGTTCCTGCTGGGCGACAACGCCAACGTCATCGACACGGCCGGGCCCTGGGAGGTGTTCCAGGACGCCATGGCCGAGGTGGAGGGCCGCATGGCGCACTTCTCGCTCTACACCGTCGCCCCGACGCCGGAGCCCGTGCGGATGACCGGCGGCCTGGTGGTGCAGCCCCGCTTCGCCGTCGCCGACGCGCCGCAGCCGGACGTGATCGTCGTGCCCGCCCAGCGGTCCACCGAGGAGTCGCGCGCCTGGCTGAAGGCGGCGAGCGCCAAGGCGGAGGTGACCATGAGCGTCTGCACCGGCGCCTTCCAGCTCGCCCGGGTGGGCCTGCTCGACGGCCTGCCCGCCACCACCCACCACGACTTCTGGGACGCCTTCGAAAAGGAGTTCCCGAAGGTGCGGCTGCAGCGGGGACCCAGGTTCGTCGACAACGGCAGGGTGGCGACGGCGGGCGGCCTGACCTCGGGCATCGACTTGGCCCTGCACGTCGTCGGCCGCTACTTCGGCGAGGAGACGGCGGCGCGCACCGCCGCCTACATGGAGCACCGGCGGGTCCAGACCCAGGGGGTCTAG